A single window of Actinoallomurus bryophytorum DNA harbors:
- a CDS encoding sulfate/molybdate ABC transporter ATP-binding protein has translation MAIEARHINKAFGTTPVLHDVSVEVASGSLTALLGPSGGGKSTLLRVIAGLEQPDSGTVLISSNDVTRLAPQRRNVGFVFQHYAAFKHMTVFDNIAFGLQIRKRPKSEIHKRVHELLELVHLDQFAKRYPAQLSGGQRQRMALARALAVEPEVLLLDEPFGALDAQVRKELRAWLRRLHDEVHVTTVFVTHDQEEAIEVADTIVVLAGGRVEQSGSPHEVYDNPANQFVMRFLGPVTELDGRLVRPHDIELTTEPEPGSTEATVERVVRLGFEVRVEMRLGEQDAWAQVTRGLAERLGLAPGETVHVRPSSDARTLAIA, from the coding sequence CTCACCGCGCTGCTCGGGCCCTCCGGCGGCGGCAAGTCGACGCTGCTGCGGGTGATCGCCGGGCTGGAGCAGCCGGACTCGGGCACCGTGCTGATCTCCAGTAACGACGTCACCCGGCTGGCTCCGCAGCGGCGCAATGTCGGCTTCGTGTTCCAGCACTACGCGGCGTTCAAGCACATGACCGTCTTCGACAACATCGCGTTCGGCCTGCAGATCCGCAAACGCCCCAAGAGCGAGATCCACAAGCGGGTGCACGAACTGCTGGAGCTCGTCCATCTCGACCAGTTCGCCAAGCGCTACCCGGCGCAGCTGTCCGGCGGCCAGCGGCAGCGGATGGCGCTGGCCAGGGCGCTGGCGGTCGAGCCCGAGGTGCTGCTGCTGGACGAGCCGTTCGGCGCGCTGGACGCCCAGGTCCGCAAGGAGCTGCGCGCCTGGCTGCGCCGGCTGCACGACGAGGTGCACGTGACGACCGTGTTCGTCACCCATGACCAAGAGGAGGCGATCGAGGTCGCCGACACCATCGTGGTGCTGGCCGGTGGCCGGGTGGAGCAGTCCGGCAGCCCGCATGAGGTGTACGACAACCCGGCCAACCAGTTCGTGATGCGCTTCCTCGGCCCGGTGACCGAGCTGGACGGCCGCCTGGTCCGCCCGCACGACATCGAGCTGACCACCGAACCCGAGCCGGGCAGCACCGAGGCTACGGTCGAACGCGTGGTCCGGCTGGGCTTCGAGGTCCGGGTGGAGATGAGACTCGGGGAACAGGACGCGTGGGCCCAGGTCACCCGGGGGCTGGCCGAACGACTTGGGCTGGCGCCGGGTGAGACCGTGCATGTCCGGCCCAGCTCCGACGCTCGGACCCTCGCCATCGCCTGA